In Burkholderia sp. NRF60-BP8, a single window of DNA contains:
- a CDS encoding LysR substrate-binding domain-containing protein: MELKWLEDFISLAETRSFSRSAELRHVSQPAFSRRIQALEAWLATELIDRSVYPTRLTQAGQIFYEQALTMLSQAHEARTLLRGHVGAPVPTIEFAVPHTLSLTYFPRWLERIEAKMGQVHTRLRALNVHDAVLSLVEGGCDLVMGYHHPSHPVALDPARYDMLILGSEPISPFSAPGRAGRPRHTLPGAADARVPYLSYTPNAYLGRMTEVIIANAPTRLFLDRVYETDMAEGLKAMALAGHGVAFLPHSAVDDAVAGGRLIRLDRSARGAGAHPFTLTMEIRLYCDKLALQGDDPRQKLVRALWDVVRDELRETAGGTAG, from the coding sequence ATGGAACTGAAATGGCTCGAAGACTTCATCTCGCTCGCGGAAACGCGCAGCTTCAGCCGGTCCGCCGAGCTGCGGCACGTGTCGCAACCGGCGTTCTCGCGGCGCATCCAGGCGCTCGAGGCATGGCTCGCGACCGAGCTGATCGATCGTTCGGTCTATCCGACCCGGCTCACGCAGGCCGGGCAGATCTTCTACGAGCAGGCGCTGACGATGCTGTCCCAGGCGCACGAGGCCAGGACGCTGCTGCGCGGCCACGTCGGCGCACCGGTGCCGACGATCGAATTCGCGGTGCCGCACACGCTGTCGCTCACGTATTTCCCGCGCTGGCTCGAGCGGATCGAGGCGAAGATGGGGCAGGTCCACACGCGGCTGCGCGCGCTGAACGTGCACGACGCGGTGCTGTCGCTCGTCGAGGGCGGCTGCGATCTCGTGATGGGCTACCACCACCCGAGCCATCCGGTCGCGCTCGACCCGGCTCGCTACGACATGCTGATTCTCGGCAGCGAGCCGATCAGCCCGTTCTCCGCGCCCGGCCGCGCGGGCCGGCCGCGCCATACGCTGCCGGGCGCGGCCGACGCGCGCGTGCCGTATCTGTCGTATACGCCGAACGCGTATCTCGGCCGGATGACCGAAGTCATCATCGCGAACGCGCCGACGCGGCTGTTCCTCGATCGCGTGTACGAAACCGACATGGCCGAAGGGCTGAAGGCGATGGCGCTCGCGGGCCACGGCGTCGCGTTCCTGCCGCACAGCGCGGTCGACGATGCGGTCGCGGGCGGCCGGCTGATCCGGCTCGACCGCTCGGCGCGCGGCGCCGGCGCGCATCCGTTCACGTTGACGATGGAGATCCGGCTGTACTGCGACAAGCTCGCGCTGCAGGGTGACGATCCGCGGCAGAAGCTCGTGCGCGCGCTGTGGGACGTCGTGCGCGACGAGCTGCGCGAGACCGCCGGCGGCACCGCCGGCTAA
- the purB gene encoding adenylosuccinate lyase, translating to MSDTRPDTLFALTALSPIDGRYASKTEALRDWLSEAAFMRHRVTVEVHWLIALSRAGFAEVPRFSEASEQFLLQLAERFTAHDAARIKEIERVTNHDVKAVEYWLKESVKGQAELEKASEFIHFACTSEDINNTSHGMMLAGAREHVILPALRTVHQRLVALAHAHAEQPMLSRTHGQPASPTTLGKELANVAARLARAIARIEKVEILGKMNGAVGNFNAHLSAYPEFDWEAFSRDVIENRLKLTFNPYTIQIEPHDYMAELFDAVARANTILLDLDRDVWGYISVGYFKQKTKAGEIGSSTMPHKVNPIDFENSEGNLGLANATLRHLADKLPVSRWQRDLTDSTVLRNMGVALGYSLLAYDSLIRGLDKLEVNPQRLNEDLDNCWEVLAEPVQTVMRRYGIENPYEQLKELTRGKGITREALQEFVGTLAIPQDAKDRLLAMTPASYIGKAVELAKRIA from the coding sequence ATGTCCGACACTCGTCCCGATACGCTTTTCGCCCTCACCGCGCTCTCGCCCATCGACGGCCGCTACGCCAGCAAGACCGAAGCGCTGCGCGACTGGCTCTCCGAAGCCGCGTTCATGCGCCACCGCGTCACCGTCGAGGTGCACTGGCTGATCGCGCTGTCGCGCGCCGGCTTCGCGGAAGTCCCGCGCTTCTCGGAAGCGTCCGAGCAGTTCCTGCTGCAGCTCGCCGAGCGCTTCACCGCGCACGACGCCGCGCGCATCAAGGAAATCGAGCGCGTGACGAACCACGACGTGAAGGCCGTCGAATACTGGCTGAAGGAATCGGTGAAGGGCCAGGCCGAACTCGAGAAGGCGAGCGAATTCATCCACTTCGCGTGCACGTCCGAGGACATCAACAACACGTCGCACGGGATGATGCTCGCCGGCGCACGCGAGCACGTGATCCTGCCGGCGCTGCGCACGGTCCACCAGCGCCTCGTCGCACTCGCGCACGCACACGCCGAACAGCCGATGCTGTCGCGCACGCACGGCCAGCCGGCCAGCCCGACGACGCTCGGCAAGGAACTCGCGAACGTCGCCGCGCGCCTCGCCCGCGCGATCGCGCGCATCGAGAAGGTCGAGATCCTCGGCAAGATGAACGGCGCGGTCGGCAACTTCAACGCGCACCTGTCCGCGTATCCGGAATTCGACTGGGAAGCGTTCTCGCGCGACGTGATCGAGAACCGCCTGAAGCTCACGTTCAACCCGTACACGATCCAGATCGAGCCGCACGACTACATGGCCGAACTGTTCGACGCGGTCGCGCGCGCGAACACGATCCTGCTCGACCTCGATCGCGACGTGTGGGGCTACATCTCGGTCGGCTACTTCAAGCAGAAGACGAAGGCCGGCGAGATCGGCTCGTCGACGATGCCGCACAAGGTCAACCCGATCGACTTCGAGAACTCGGAAGGCAACCTCGGCCTCGCGAACGCGACGCTGCGCCACCTCGCCGACAAGCTGCCGGTGTCGCGCTGGCAGCGCGACCTGACCGACTCGACGGTGCTGCGCAACATGGGCGTCGCGCTCGGCTATTCGCTGCTCGCGTACGATTCGCTGATCCGCGGCCTCGACAAGCTCGAAGTGAACCCGCAGCGCCTGAACGAAGATCTCGACAACTGCTGGGAAGTGCTCGCCGAGCCGGTGCAGACGGTGATGCGCCGCTACGGCATCGAGAACCCGTACGAGCAGTTGAAGGAACTGACGCGCGGCAAGGGCATCACGCGCGAAGCGCTGCAGGAATTCGTCGGCACGCTCGCGATCCCGCAGGACGCGAAGGATCGCCTGCTCGCGATGACGCCGGCGTCGTACATCGGCAAGGCCGTCGAACTCGCGAAGCGGATCGCGTAA
- a CDS encoding gluconokinase, with translation MILIAMGVSGAGKSLIGEMLAERLSCSYTDGDAFHSAANKEKMHHGIPLTDEDRWPWLRTIRAAIEDKQRAGETAVFTCSSLKRSYRDVLRGADTDVRFVYLKGSFEVLQERLKSRTGHFFDPSLLKSQLDTLEEPGPDEAIEVSIDLTPEQIVDEVIVKLGLAQQH, from the coding sequence ATGATTCTGATCGCAATGGGCGTGTCGGGCGCGGGCAAGTCGCTGATCGGCGAAATGCTGGCGGAACGCCTGTCGTGCAGCTATACCGATGGCGACGCGTTTCACAGCGCGGCGAACAAGGAAAAGATGCACCACGGTATTCCGCTGACCGATGAAGACCGCTGGCCGTGGCTGCGCACGATTCGCGCGGCCATCGAGGACAAGCAGCGCGCCGGCGAGACGGCCGTGTTCACGTGCTCGTCGCTGAAGCGCTCGTACCGCGACGTGCTGCGCGGCGCCGATACCGACGTGCGGTTCGTGTATCTGAAGGGCTCGTTCGAGGTGTTGCAAGAGCGCCTGAAGAGCCGCACCGGCCATTTCTTCGATCCGTCGCTGCTGAAAAGCCAGCTCGACACGCTCGAGGAGCCGGGCCCGGACGAAGCGATCGAGGTCAGCATCGACCTGACGCCCGAACAGATCGTCGACGAAGTGATCGTGAAACTCGGCCTCGCGCAGCAGCACTGA
- a CDS encoding Glu/Leu/Phe/Val family dehydrogenase, with product MSSQQQSIPSYLHADDLGPWGNYLQQVDRVAPYLGSLSRWLETLKRPKRILVVDVPIELDNGTVAHFEGYRVQHNVSRGPGKGGVRYHQDVTLSEVMALSAWMSVKNAAVNVPYGGAKGGIRVDPRKLSRGELERVTRRYTSEIGIIIGPNTDIPAPDVNTNEQVMAWMMDTFSMNQGQTSTGVVTGKPIALGGSLGRKEATGRGVFVVGCEAAKKKGLEIEGARIAVQGFGNVGGIAAKLFQEAGAKVIAVQDHTGTIYQPAGLDSNKLLDHVARTGGVAGFEGAEPMPNDEFWTVETDILIPAALENQITEKNASKIRTKIVVEGANGPTTTAADDILSANGVLVIPDVIANAGGVTVSYFEWVQDFSSFFWTEDEINHRLERVMREAFAGVWAVAEEHKVTVRTAAFIVACKRILMAREMRGLYP from the coding sequence ATGTCTTCGCAACAGCAGTCCATCCCGTCCTACCTGCACGCCGACGATCTCGGCCCGTGGGGCAACTACCTTCAGCAGGTCGATCGCGTCGCGCCGTACCTCGGTTCGCTGTCGCGCTGGCTCGAAACGCTGAAGCGTCCGAAGCGCATCCTGGTCGTCGACGTGCCCATCGAGCTCGACAACGGTACCGTCGCGCACTTCGAGGGCTATCGCGTGCAGCACAACGTGTCGCGCGGCCCGGGCAAGGGCGGCGTGCGCTACCACCAGGACGTGACGCTGTCGGAAGTGATGGCGCTGTCGGCATGGATGTCGGTGAAGAACGCGGCCGTGAACGTGCCGTACGGCGGCGCGAAGGGCGGCATCCGCGTCGACCCGCGCAAGCTGTCGCGCGGCGAGCTCGAGCGCGTGACGCGTCGCTACACCAGCGAAATCGGCATCATCATCGGCCCGAACACCGACATTCCGGCGCCGGACGTCAACACCAACGAACAGGTGATGGCGTGGATGATGGATACCTTCTCGATGAACCAGGGCCAGACGTCGACCGGCGTCGTGACCGGCAAGCCGATCGCGCTCGGCGGTTCGCTCGGCCGCAAGGAAGCGACGGGCCGTGGCGTGTTCGTCGTCGGCTGCGAAGCGGCGAAGAAGAAGGGCCTCGAGATCGAAGGCGCGCGCATCGCGGTGCAGGGCTTCGGCAACGTCGGCGGCATCGCGGCGAAGCTGTTCCAGGAAGCGGGCGCGAAGGTGATCGCGGTGCAGGATCACACGGGCACGATCTACCAGCCGGCCGGCCTCGATTCGAACAAGCTGCTCGACCACGTCGCCCGCACGGGCGGTGTCGCGGGCTTCGAAGGCGCCGAGCCGATGCCGAACGACGAATTCTGGACCGTCGAAACCGACATCCTGATCCCGGCGGCCCTGGAAAACCAGATCACCGAGAAGAACGCATCGAAGATCCGCACGAAGATCGTCGTCGAAGGCGCGAACGGCCCGACGACGACGGCGGCCGACGACATCCTGAGCGCGAACGGCGTGCTCGTGATCCCCGACGTGATCGCGAACGCAGGCGGCGTGACCGTGTCGTACTTCGAGTGGGTGCAGGATTTCTCGAGCTTCTTCTGGACGGAAGACGAGATCAACCACCGTCTCGAGCGCGTGATGCGCGAAGCGTTCGCCGGCGTGTGGGCGGTCGCGGAAGAGCACAAGGTGACGGTGCGTACGGCGGCGTTCATCGTCGCGTGCAAGCGCATCCTGATGGCGCGCGAAATGCGCGGCCTGTACCCCTGA